In Pseudomonadota bacterium, a single genomic region encodes these proteins:
- a CDS encoding iron-containing alcohol dehydrogenase, giving the protein MTDPFNFDAPVPLAFGVNRLDKLGRDIEKMAGAETIVVLVSDPGVASAGLVDQTSAAIEGGGHSVKTFTDIRSDPLASSVDAVVALARQSGARCVVGLGGGSSLDVAKVAAALAVSGDAVETYALGVQPVPRDGLPKIAIPTTAGTGSEVTRTSVFSTADRKLWAWGNPLRFNLALLDPALTVGLPPALTAATGVDASVHAIEAATTRRRNPVSTALALGAVRQLKTWLKRAVDEPEDLEARGHVLIAATTAGIAFDVTGVGIAHAIGHAIGELAGVHHGRAVGLALNATMAGAAETVPDAYAEVAGALGAPVQGLGIEEAAALAAPTYEAWLREVGLRLSLDDHKLSPDDAEAIAALCFADENKVMLTSDSVTYTQDTLRDAAARMIAAA; this is encoded by the coding sequence ATGACCGATCCTTTTAACTTCGACGCTCCGGTGCCGCTGGCCTTTGGAGTCAACCGGCTCGACAAGCTTGGCCGTGACATTGAGAAGATGGCGGGCGCTGAAACCATCGTGGTTCTGGTCAGCGATCCCGGCGTCGCGTCAGCAGGCTTGGTAGACCAGACAAGCGCCGCGATCGAAGGCGGCGGCCACAGCGTGAAGACGTTTACCGACATTCGAAGTGATCCGCTCGCCAGTTCCGTCGATGCCGTGGTCGCGTTGGCGCGGCAGTCCGGAGCGCGTTGTGTGGTTGGCTTAGGCGGCGGGTCCAGTCTGGACGTCGCCAAGGTGGCCGCAGCACTCGCGGTATCCGGCGATGCCGTCGAGACCTATGCCTTGGGCGTGCAGCCGGTGCCGCGCGACGGCCTGCCGAAGATCGCGATACCGACCACGGCCGGTACGGGTTCGGAGGTGACACGGACATCTGTGTTCAGCACAGCAGACCGCAAGCTCTGGGCCTGGGGCAATCCCCTGCGCTTCAATCTCGCCCTGCTCGATCCGGCCTTGACGGTCGGATTGCCGCCGGCGCTGACGGCCGCGACCGGCGTTGATGCGTCGGTCCATGCCATCGAGGCGGCGACCACGCGCCGCCGCAATCCTGTCTCGACCGCGCTCGCCTTAGGCGCCGTGCGCCAACTGAAGACGTGGCTGAAACGGGCCGTCGACGAGCCGGAGGACCTTGAGGCGCGTGGCCATGTTTTGATCGCCGCGACAACCGCCGGAATAGCCTTCGACGTCACCGGGGTCGGCATCGCCCACGCGATTGGCCACGCAATCGGAGAGCTGGCCGGCGTCCATCATGGCCGCGCGGTCGGCCTGGCGCTCAACGCGACGATGGCCGGCGCTGCGGAGACCGTGCCGGATGCCTATGCGGAGGTCGCCGGTGCGCTCGGCGCACCGGTCCAGGGACTGGGCATAGAGGAGGCGGCCGCCCTGGCGGCGCCCACCTATGAGGCCTGGCTGCGTGAGGTCGGCCTTCGCCTGTCGCTCGACGATCACAAGCTCAGCCCCGATGACGCCGAGGCGATCGCGGCGCTTTGCTTTGCCGATGAAAACAAGGTCATGCTGACGAGCGACAGTGTGACCTACACGCAGGATACGCTGCGCGACGCCGCCGCACGCATGATCGCGGCCGCCTAG